From a single Zygotorulaspora mrakii chromosome 2, complete sequence genomic region:
- a CDS encoding flavin reductase family protein (ancestral locus Anc_3.439), whose protein sequence is MHMHTLFVRFQSTISRHLITQEKFKDSMGKIASQAMILSSASKNTVPHSQLRGLTVSSVTSLSLKPQPLIQFNLQLPSFTSEALHETNCFAIHLLIPNKVSIELAKNFSKGAIKNEADSTFSPTKPFENLVEHVHYDTYRIAGSDLVIPILKNSERVLLCEKKEVFRVGDHEIWVGKVEDILVNEEKTTGGLLYCNRNFHLLGNKITN, encoded by the coding sequence ATGCATATGCATACCCTTTTTGTTCGATTCCAGTCTACCATCTCGAGGCATCTGATTACACAAGAGAAATTCAAGGACAGTATGGGGAAAATAGCGAGCCAAGCAATGATTCTGTCATCAGCAAGCAAGAATACAGTACCTCATAGTCAATTGCGAGGTCTGACCGTTTCGTCGGTCACCTCACTTTCCTTGAAGCCACAGCCGctgattcaattcaatttaCAGCTTCCTTCGTTCACTTCTGAAGCTTTGCATGAAACGAACTGTTTCGCTATACATCTGCTTATCCCCAATAAAGTTTCCATTGAACtggcaaaaaatttcagtaAAGGTGCGATCAAAAATGAGGCAGATTCTACCTTCTCGCCCACCAAACCTTTCGAGAACTTGGTTGAACATGTACATTATGATACTTACAGAATAGCGGGAAGTGACCTAGTTATCCCTATATTAAAGAATTCCGAAAGAGTGCTTCTTtgtgagaaaaaagaggtCTTTAGGGTTGGTGACCACGAAATATGGGTTGGCAAAGTTGAGGATATCCTAGTCAATGAGGAAAAAACTACTGGAGGTTTACTCTATTGTAACAGGAATTTCCATTTGCTAGGAAACAAGATAACTAACTAA
- the RRG8 gene encoding Rrg8p (similar to Saccharomyces cerevisiae YPR116W; ancestral locus Anc_3.440) produces MAMKLSITEGGKNLLVAGKGRRVPRTKLRQVPILQVPVSPLLSNFEKWAGKKRKLYFENEEALLSSGIQNYHLDRNVFAQLLASPMRCDRITRLKLPKDMMMQLKLIKLEPSSNTTKYSIELVPQGSHLKSNRSSYVPNKKAFLQKNMEAAMKWIPLPALLSDMRHFSVADVKIDRVNFLSNYEQELRKILDSKMPRLHGNTPKLQNWDILVSCSNSSLNFELSQAKLETCNDSPLSIVKFNLSSVTDKSWTTNYLKKNQNHSLGIVLRFPRDKETIYALRSLICFHST; encoded by the coding sequence ATGGCAATGAAGTTGTCCATTACCGAGGGTGGGAAAAATTTGTTGGTCGCTGGAAAAGGACGTCGTGTGCCGCGAACTAAGCTTCGACAAGTACCTATTTTGCAGGTCCCAGTATCGCCTTTATTATCGAACTTTGAGAAATGGGCGGGCAAAAAGAGGAAGCTTTACttcgaaaatgaagaagcaTTGCTTTCGAGTGGTATTCAGAATTATCACTTGGACAGGAATGTATTTGCCCAACTCTTAGCCTCACCCATGAGATGCGACAGAATCACACGACTCAAGCTCCCGAAAGACATGATGATGCAactgaaattgataaaattagAACCATCCTCAAATACAACAAAGTACTCAATTGAACTCGTCCCTCAAGGCTCACACTTAAAGTCTAACAGGAGCTCGTACGTTCCTAATAAGAAAGCTTTTctacaaaaaaacatgGAGGCGGCTATGAAGTGGATTCCGCTTCCAGCATTACTTTCTGATATGAGACATTTCTCTGTAGCGGATGTAAAAATAGATAGGGTGAACTTTTTGAGTAACTATGAACAGGAGCTGCGAAAGATTTTGGACTCTAAAATGCCTCGATTGCATGGCAACACGCCAAAGCTACAGAACTGGGACATTTTAGTATCCTGTTCGAActcttctttgaattttgaacTCAGTCAAGCGAAACTCGAAACCTGTAACGATTCCCCTCTATCAATAGTCAAGTTCAATTTGAGCAGTGTAACTGATAAATCTTGGACTACGAACTAcctcaaaaaaaatcaaaaccaCTCACTCGGTATCGTTCTAAGGTTTCCACGAGATAAAGAAACAATTTACGCCTTGCGAAGTCTAATATGCTTCCATTCAACTTGA
- the ESP1 gene encoding separase (similar to Saccharomyces cerevisiae ESP1 (YGR098C); ancestral locus Anc_3.441) has product MPKPEEPLNEISLNTPAGKHYGLTMALDKLSEIKSSKEDNSSKEQNTAGYVAVRLSKISILLRQKGANKLGARECFTELYRVFTEGHSTSFIKPLVKQHLTLIVNLLNENQPLEASREILHLYNETNMDRSETLHDILLNDYTACNAYYLSTLKVLVMQVLLKTKTSDDYQHTLILLFSMDRRYLLKDPKLKIHSVVKLLLNFFTQLPEIKLLLGVKFLQYIHQFNLPFDTYVRNMGEESFKQQLRLYIPISSEVCQLHLKSFYASYLGTLSADETSPASEILELYSTTPTSGTSIQSLLALDPSSLGTSICHYSTNVPIDLARQCLHDTRMSKCDALQRLKVLWNCIRFNGQTNDKSKVRLLDGTLLFLNSSLHDLRKATADLFDLLIILIECCFDISEHKRLGNVTNILFNGYVVLREYKFIEMAASVESRIFLMDNERNEKSIRKIAEKFEKYISNTPDLRKKLEIFSKIFNFHFLQYDESLPGLQNSCHYIYLKCYRKLKLKSFVNFTCCSEVMLALFYARCPLTATSDVKMWSPMAKMLYFCISGMFYLGSININPPADKYHMLYKYEVLIKTCYCFNLEMSKHSNSNLSTITRSYIEKWIHKCSPIKEKISYFETDFVRMLLQYLEFNHFDKLLIELIAALKVKVLYFSPLITEIGSYEINAYTSLQLSERIASMKNDPILHLELTTISLETLIHHVGTRIGLFSWENDSDSFEKMFTATLPKVRGEIFDIDNKQQVPVSTYVKILLLNVKILITASKFHMKRNDMVAAVTESKKALKLSISLLKKIDKISQGSRLKLIQCLAQSFMHLIKLYIHVGISRDCEFYIKELSRVICELGEPSVVFHCLTFLYKYYDMTGQENLKLAALKKSNKTFDFIDGHSNILALTTFFFINKEPNKIFESLKLFFGNTIEETFFPYYWRLKLGQDIEDQKCPDCFKEINTINKINNQYRKILKSMEKDPFFKNVFESLLAIPSCQLPGSVAVPDLSGNPEYATPCKNQTNNIISPTSRSSNMTPRGKNLKQKFDRTAAVSNLVRLKKAIESVKIGFLKNEDLTRVSSLYSLTLSLLSNIGTFILSKNDLLEQFALSELPKSLPMYYDKKLNVISNDIYDEFTLLPLNEYSDPVSTEKQKLIRAQKAIASNETPFNIISLDICPVTENLLLSRTDSITNKKIHVRIPLDRVYTRDLDSMNLTFSAAKDELSNIIEESNKTTSLEVTSSINSKEERKRWWQMRHNLDIRLEELLSKIQTFWFSSFKAFFSPEVIDQSAIEAFKLNFNHILHQNLPSRKQQGNSESFLQIDDWIIEWIMKLDPQDVNFVSMVEDLMYFILDILLFHGEENAYDEIDFSVIHIKIEEQIRKFQSHVANSTRFQHTFLIVSGSLHMFPWECLPFFKYLSITRIPSYGCLDDLLRESDHRVFLPISLQSRISMILNPHGDLSKTESRFAGKFRQIATSIPNSKVIINEKPTEELFLQSLEDSNLFIYLGHGGGEQYARLKEIKRLDSIAPSFLLGCSSAFMSSYGKLEPTGTIYAYLLAGCPLVLGNLWDVTDKDIDKFSESVFEKIGLMEKDLESAETLEQGYTISSAIAQSREVCFLKYLNGAAPVAYGLPIKFA; this is encoded by the coding sequence ATGCCTAAACCTGAGGAGCCGCTTAATGAAATAAGTTTGAATACGCCTGCAGGTAAACACTATGGGTTGACAATGGCTCTAGATAAATTGAGTGAAATTAAGTCCAGCAAAGAGGATAACAGCTCGAAAGAACAGAATACAGCGGGATATGTAGCTGTTCGTTTGAGCAAGATTTCGATATTATTAAGGCAAAAAGGCGCCAATAAGCTCGGTGCCAGAGAGTGTTTCACTGAACTTTACCGTGTATTCACCGAGGGACACAGCACAAGCTTTATCAAGCCTCTGGTGAAGCAGCATCTCACATTAATTGTGAACTTGTTGAATGAGAATCAGCCCTTGGAAGCGTCGAGAGAGATTCTCCATCTTTATAATGAAACCAATATGGATAGAAGTGAGACTCTGCATGATATACTTTTGAATGATTACACTGCCTGTAATGCATACTACTTATCTACTCTAAAAGTGCTTGTCATGCAAGTGTTactgaaaacaaaaacatcGGACGATTATCAACATACTCTGATCCTACTCTTCTCAATGGATAGACGGTATCTGCTTAAGGATCCCAAATTGAAGATACATAGTGTGGTAAAGCTTTTGTTAAACTTTTTCACTCAGTTGCCCGAAATAAAGCTTCTTTTGGGTGTTAAATTTTTACAATATATTCATCAGTTCAATCTGCCGTTCGATACCTACGTCAGAAACATGGGCGAGGAGTCCTTCAAACAACAATTAAGACTCTACATTCCAATCTCTAGTGAAGTTTGTCAGCTTCATTTGAAGTCATTTTACGCTTCATATCTTGGGACCCTTAGTGCGGATGAAACATCTCCAGCAAGTGAAATTTTGGAGCTCTACTCAACGACACCAACAAGTGGTACTAGTATACAGTCCCTTCTAGCTTTAGATCCATCGAGCTTGGGCACTAGCATATGCCACTATAGTACAAATGTTCCTATCGACTTGGCACGCCAATGTTTACATGACACAAGAATGTCTAAATGTGATGCTTTACAGCGGCTTAAAGTACTTTGGAATTGTATAAGATTCAATGGGCAGACCAACGATAAGTCAAAGGTGCGGCTGCTGGATGGTACCTTATTGTTTCTGAATTCAAGTTTACATGACCTTCGGAAAGCAACGGCTGATCTCTTTGACCTTTTAATTATTCTAATCGAGTGCTGTTTTGATATATCAGAACATAAAAGGTTAGGCAATGTTacaaatattttgtttaATGGATATGTGGTGCTCAGGGAGTataaatttattgaaatgGCAGCTAGTGTTGAAAGTCGAATATTTCTCATGGACAATGAGcgaaatgaaaagagcaTACGAAAGATAGCTGAAAAGTTCGAAAAATACATCTCAAATACTCCTGACctaagaaaaaaactagagattttttcgaaaattttcaacttcCACTTCCTGCAATACGACGAATCTCTCCCCGGTCTACAAAATAGCTGCCATTATATCTATCTTAAATGCTAtcgaaaattgaaattgaaatcatttGTTAACTTTACGTGTTGTTCAGAGGTCATGCTCGCACTCTTTTACGCACGCTGCCCGCTTACGGCTACAAGTGACGTTAAAATGTGGTCTCCCATGGCAAAGATGCTTTATTTCTGTATCTCAGGAATGTTCTATTTAGGAAGCATCAACATAAACCCGCCAGCAGACAAATATCATATGCTATACAAATACGAAGTCTTGATAAAGACCTGCTATTGTTTCAACCTTGAAATGAGTAAGCATTCCAACTCAAATTTATCAACCATAACTAGAAGCtacattgaaaaatggatcCATAAATGCTCTCcaataaaggaaaaaatatccTATTTTGAAACTGATTTTGTGAGGATGCTACTTCAATATTTAGAGTTCAATCATTTCGATAAATTACTCATCGAATTAATTGCTGCTCTCAAAGTGAAAGTATTATATTTTTCGCCGCTGATCACTGAAATTGGTAGTTATGAAATAAATGCATACACTTCCTTACAATTGTCAGAAAGAATAGcctcaatgaaaaatgatccGATACTCCATTTAGAACTTACAACGATAAGTCTGGAAACCCTAATACATCATGTCGGAACTCGAATTGGCTTATTTTCTTGGGAAAACGACTCCGATAGTTTTGAGAAGATGTTTACGGCAACTCTACCGAAAGTGAGAGgggaaatttttgatatcgaCAACAAGCAACAAGTTCCAGTCTCCACCTATGTCAAAATTTTATTACTTAAtgtgaaaatattaatCACAGCATCAAAATTTCACATGAAAAGGAACGATATGGTGGCGGCAGTAACTGAATCCAAGAAAGCCTTGAAGTTGTCTATCTCCTTACTCAAAAAGATAGACAAAATTTCACAGGGATCAAGATTGAAACTAATTCAGTGCTTAGCGCAATCCTTTATGCATTTGATTAAGCTTTATATTCATGTGGGTATCTCGCGTGACTGTGAATTTTACATCAAGGAACTCTCTAGAGTAATCTGTGAACTGGGGGAACCATCGgtagtttttcattgcCTGACTTTCTTGTACAAATATTACGACATGACAGGACAAGAAAATCTAAAGTTAGCTGCtctaaaaaaaagtaacaaaacttttgattttattgatGGGCATTCGAATATTTTAGCACTGACcactttctttttcataaaCAAGGAGccaaataaaatttttgaatcattgaaGTTGTTTTTTGGCAACACAATTGAGGAAACATTCTTTCCCTACTATTGGCGGCTCAAATTGGGGCAAGACATTGAAGACCAAAAATGTCCTGACTGCTTTAAAGAAATCAATACTATCAATAAAATCAATAATCAATATCgcaaaatcttgaaaagcATGGAAAAAGatccttttttcaaaaatgtttttgagTCGCTGTTAGCAATACCATCTTGCCAACTGCCTGGTTCTGTTGCAGTGCCTGACTTGTCCGGAAATCCTGAATATGCCACACCATGCAAGAATCAGACTAATAACATTATATCTCCAACTTCGAGATCATCGAATATGACCCCAcgaggaaaaaatttgaaacagAAGTTCGATAGAACGGCAGCTGTGAGTAATTTAGtgagattgaaaaaggCCATTGAGAGCGTCAAAATtggatttttgaaaaatgaggATTTAACAAGAGTATCATCTCTGTACTCATTAACACTCTCGTTATTATCCAATATTGGAACTTTCATactatcaaaaaatgatctaCTAGAACAATTTGCTCTTTCAGAGCTTCCGAAAAGTCTGCCAATGTATTACGATAAGAAATTGAACGTTATCTCGAACGATATCTATGATGAATTTACCTTATTGCCTTTGAATGAGTATTCAGACCCCGTTTCTAccgaaaaacaaaaattgattaGAGCTCAAAAAGCTATTGCCAGTAATGAGACTCCATTCAATATCATATCTTTGGATATTTGTCCTGTGACGGAAAATTTGCTACTCTCAAGGACTGATTCGAtaacaaataaaaaaattcatgTAAGAATACCTTTGGATAGGGTATATACTAGAGATTTGGACTCTATGAACCTGACATTTTCAGCAGCGAAAGATGAGTTGTCAAACATTATAGAAGAAAGTAATAAAACTACCTCTTTGGAAGTGACCAGCTCCATCAACAGCAAAGAGGAGAGAAAAAGATGGTGGCAAATGCGCCATAATTTGGATATCAGACTAGAGGAGCTACTATCGAAAATACAAACTTTTTGGTTCAGTAGTTTCAAAGCCTTTTTTAGTCCGGAAGTAATTGATCAATCGGCTATAGAAGCATTCAAACTAAATTTCAACCATATATTACATCAGAACTTACCAAGTAGAAAGCAGCAAGGGAACTCGGAATCGTTTTTACAAATAGACGACTGGATTATTGAGTGGATCATGAAATTAGATCCTCAGGATGTAAATTTCGTTTCTATGGTTGAGGATTTAATGTATTTTATTCTTGATATCCTATTATTTCatggagaagaaaatgctTACGACGAAATTGATTTTAGCGTTATTCACATTAAAATCGAAGAGCAAATAAGAAAATTTCAGTCGCATGTGGCCAATTCAACTAGATTCCAGCACACTTTTCTTATTGTTAGTGGATCGTTACACATGTTTCCATGGGAGTGCTTAccattcttcaaatatctctCGATCACTAGAATTCCTTCGTACGGTTGTCTGGATGATCTACTAAGGGAAAGTGACCATAGAGTTTTTTTACCGATTTCATTACAAAGCAGgatttcaatgatactCAATCCCCATGGGGATTTAAGTAAAACTGAATCAAGGTTTGCAGGCAAGTTTAGACAAATTGCCACGTCTATTCCTAATTCAAAAGTAAtaattaatgaaaaacCGACGGAGGAACTATTCCTTCAAAGTTTGGAAGACTCTAATCTGTTCATTTATTTGGGACATGGTGGTGGAGAACAATATGCTCGCCTTAAAGAAATAAAGCGACTCGATTCAATCGCACCTAGTTTTCTTTTAGGGTGTTCTTCGGCTTTTATGAGTAGTTATGGTAAACTTGAGCCAACAGGGACAATATACGCATATTTGCTGGCTGGATGCCCTCTGGTCTTGGGAAATCTTTGGGATGTAACTGATAAAGACATAGATAAATTCAGCGAAAGCGTATTCGAGAAAATAGGTCTTATGGAGAAAGATCTTGAGAGCGCTGAGACCCTTGAACAAGGCTATACGATTTCAAGCGCAATTGCACAATCAAGAGAGGtttgctttttgaaatatctgaaCGGAGCTGCACCTGTAGCTTATGGGCTACCAATAAAATTTGCATAA
- the TEL2 gene encoding Tel2p (similar to Saccharomyces cerevisiae TEL2 (YGR099W); ancestral locus Anc_3.442), whose product MVDVTVLENSVDGKTVLTVLQELSQSDKIQLIDIMIIIKNVVPIYPSLPSETRKVILSLVVKSLDFIAQLISFTSCIPKKQSHRRIYERVLKDLLLRRTDCLRDYLGAFTRNRVEIQNIKAVFFGSKLFNALAPDIDIVWYLERLIDQWICVFDMPLDFFSTHNCGQYLVAMLNLHPVITITVLFPELFLLNEHSFKVFRVILNRSSQLDQLMIIKNYLLPYLAMNTNSSNYRSVYVLLKSLPQINVMGAQTILKVKSLTLQQVLIQLQDKNSVEKLVAELMNKFHHLDEMVDENVCQILVLLLQLKMSKNERDALSHDPQFLDAITERLKHQDNMVRERTMFVAKTVTNGELEYESDFTLDVPHLDFVTENELVNDAVLDSIKKDHLTEPVATLPSIVQNLKLREDSDDEDDAPGDGTDREILFLKDLVKTYETADKNTKIDIVPLFKLTTKLVRQKKDLPAEVDFYGTSLISAIATSNNNYEESKFEESRINALVSVISTLPNKVVDLLGILFNRELSLQQRMSILTTLGFSARELKGYDDKAIAKPQYDFPTKRLPWDTGKPSIQDLSPFINDSCLIGPSTTVWKSKKLEPNLRTRTLKKDLFKPYAAKFFYPLAHAWLNGIDLGSYDQLFKTHYLATLTIIYHCAFPAHDYVSMTQLMKQILLDASQQGVQLPPGTKEIIR is encoded by the coding sequence ATGGTGGATGTTACTGTGCTGGAAAATTCTGTCGATGGTAAGACCGTTTTAACGGTTCTGCAAGAGTTGTCGCAGAGTGACAAAATTCAGTTGATAGATATTATGATTATAATAAAAAACGTCGTACCTATCTACCCCTCGTTACCCAGTGAGACTCGCAAAGTGATTCTGTCACTTGTCGTAAAATCATTGGATTTCATCGCTCAGCTGATTTCTTTCACGTCCTGTATTCCCAAAAAGCAGTCACATCGGAGAATCTATGAAAGAGTGCTTAAAGATCTGCTGCTGCGTCGCACTGATTGTTTGAGAGACTATTTGGGGGCATTCACTAGGAATAGAGTGgaaattcaaaacataAAAGCTGTCTTTTTTGGCAGTAAACTATTCAACGCCCTGGCCCCGGATATTGATATCGTGTGGTATTTGGAAAGACTTATAGACCAGTGGATTTGTGTCTTTGATATGCCATTGGATTTTTTCAGCACACACAATTGTGGCCAATATTTAGTTGCGATGCTCAACCTGCATCCTGTTATTACAATAACCGTTCTGTTTCCCgaattatttttattgaatgAGCATTCCTTTAAAGTGTTCCGAGTCATTTTGAACAGGTCTAGCCAGCTGGATCAACTCATGATCATCAAGAATTATCTTCTTCCGTATCTGGCCATGAATACAAATAGCTCCAATTACAGGAGTGTTTATGTGTTGCTGAAGTCATTGCCTCAAATAAATGTCATGGGCGCTCAAACtattttgaaagtgaaatcTCTGACGCTGCAGCAAGTTTTAATTCAGTTACAGGACAAGAActctgttgaaaaattggtgGCAGAGCTGATGAATAAGTTCCACCACCTAGATGAAATGGTGGACGAGAATGTCTGTCAAATCCTAGttcttttgcttcaattAAAGATGAGCAAGAATGAAAGGGACGCATTATCTCATGACCCACAATTTCTTGATGCGATTACTGAAAGATTGAAGCATCAGGACAATATGGTCAGGGAGCGTACGATGTTTGTTGCTAAGACGGTCACAAACGGGGAGCTGGAATACGAGAGTGACTTCACCCTTGATGTGCCTCACTTAGATTTCGTCACTGAAAATGAGCTTGTGAACGATGCAGTGTTGGACAGCATTAAGAAGGACCATTTAACAGAGCCGGTCGCCACACTACCCTCGATTGTGCAAAACTTGAAGTTGAGAGAGGAcagtgatgatgaggatgatgcACCTGGCGATGGCACCGACAGAGAAATACTGTTTTTGAAGGACCTTGTCAAGACATATGAGACCGCAGACAAAAACACCAAAATCGATATTGTCCCCCTATTCAAACTAACCACCAAACTGGTCagacaaaagaaagatcTGCCCGCTGAGGTTGACTTCTACGGCACAAGCCTAATATCTGCTATTGCAACTTCCAACAATAATTACGAAGAGTctaaatttgaagagtCAAGAATTAACGCCCTTGTAAGCGTAATATCTACACTTCCCAACAAGGTCGTGGACCTTCTCGGCATTCTGTTCAATCGCGAATTATCATTGCAACAAAGAATGTCGATCTTGACCACCCTGGGCTTCTCGGCGAGAGAGCTGAAAGGATATGACGATAAAGCCATTGCAAAACCGCAGTACGATTTCCCCACGAAGCGGTTGCCCTGGGACACAGGCAAACCAAGCATTCAAGACCTGTCTCCATTCATCAACGACAGCTGCTTAATAGGCCCCAGCACGACTGTGTGGAAATCGAAAAAACTTGAACCTAATTTGAGAACAAGAACCCTTAAAAAAGACTTGTTCAAACCGTACGCCGCCAAATTCTTTTATCCACTGGCGCATGCATGGCTTAACGGCATCGATCTAGGTTCTTACGATCAGCTGTTCAAGACACACTATCTTGCCACGCTCACTATTATATACCATTGCGCATTCCCTGCTCACGATTATGTCTCCATGACACAGCTTATGAAACAAATCTTACTTGATGCATCACAGCAGGGCGTGCAACTTCCACCAGGAACTAAAGAAATAATTCGTTGA